In one window of Leptospira sp. GIMC2001 DNA:
- a CDS encoding methyltransferase domain-containing protein gives MTLTIKLAETEEEKYRVYALRYEVYIEELGRTQVHADHKNRLIKEPWDDTAHILYVQDDDKMVGTMRTNRKIDGPMEYEELYDLEKFAPFYPNDVSMTTRLLVRDSYRNSMAAGMMCLRAYEMHREWGINLNFIDTRPHLVRLYQQLGYRFYKENIHHPEFGNAIPLVIILNDYEYLKEVRSPFIRVAKRFTNSRDEANLFAEKFAKYSTVKPLFSMGHDVLWDTFTTQVNMDPLKVLTFLSGFDPEEAKKLLGQLDLLEFEVSDIVFERGDESEGMYCIMEGSVEVVIPGPKGDIILAILNQGEIFGELGFVSKIKRTATIKVREHSKILLLNQKEFVKLESNYPALALKLLTNLFSILVNRFNEKHEALMEARSMLDNLISGIGQSENEEGKENTMSEDKSKGSYVVHEFADSQAELDRLRFQAKAGFSLEKKMFKLFNINSESKVLDIGCGPAFFANEVFQEYKPKELHGIELDSNLISIAKREMGGVDGMRFTQGTVYDLPLEDAQYDLAYSRFVFQHLDDPTKGIKELKRVIKPGGTVIIEDIDDGLLFLEPPPASYDLVQGTSERMQKELGGDRRIGRKLHTLMNEVGFSKISIKYLAISSTKVGMEAFIFAGFGFKFDHLKRSGASDAEVNKAKEEFFALVKDPNAYGTLMLVFAVATV, from the coding sequence ATGACTCTCACCATTAAACTCGCTGAAACTGAAGAAGAAAAGTATAGAGTATATGCTCTTAGGTACGAAGTTTATATTGAGGAACTCGGGAGAACTCAAGTTCACGCTGATCATAAGAATCGTTTGATCAAGGAACCTTGGGACGACACAGCACATATTTTATACGTTCAAGACGATGACAAAATGGTTGGGACAATGAGAACCAATCGTAAAATTGATGGGCCAATGGAGTATGAAGAGCTCTACGATCTAGAAAAATTCGCTCCTTTCTATCCAAATGATGTATCCATGACAACTAGGCTCCTCGTTCGAGATAGCTACCGCAATTCCATGGCAGCGGGTATGATGTGCTTACGGGCTTATGAAATGCATAGAGAATGGGGTATCAATTTGAATTTTATTGATACAAGACCTCATTTAGTTAGGTTATACCAACAACTCGGATATAGATTCTATAAAGAAAATATCCATCATCCAGAATTCGGGAATGCCATTCCGCTTGTTATTATTCTTAATGATTATGAATATCTAAAAGAGGTTAGATCTCCGTTCATTCGTGTAGCAAAAAGATTCACGAACTCAAGGGACGAAGCTAATTTATTTGCAGAAAAATTTGCAAAATATTCAACAGTAAAACCACTCTTCTCTATGGGACATGATGTCCTCTGGGATACGTTCACAACTCAAGTGAACATGGATCCTTTGAAAGTTTTAACCTTTCTTAGTGGGTTCGATCCAGAAGAAGCAAAAAAATTATTAGGGCAGCTAGATCTTCTTGAATTCGAAGTAAGCGATATCGTTTTTGAGAGGGGTGATGAGAGCGAAGGCATGTATTGCATTATGGAAGGATCGGTAGAAGTTGTTATACCTGGTCCAAAAGGTGATATAATTCTAGCTATATTAAACCAAGGAGAAATTTTTGGCGAGCTAGGCTTTGTCTCTAAGATCAAGAGAACTGCAACTATTAAAGTACGCGAACATTCGAAAATTCTTTTATTGAATCAAAAAGAATTTGTTAAATTAGAATCGAATTACCCAGCACTCGCTTTGAAACTTCTGACAAATTTATTCAGTATATTGGTAAATCGATTTAACGAAAAGCACGAAGCATTGATGGAAGCAAGATCTATGCTTGATAATTTGATATCTGGCATTGGTCAGTCTGAAAATGAAGAAGGAAAAGAAAACACTATGAGTGAAGATAAATCAAAAGGATCCTATGTGGTTCATGAATTTGCTGATTCCCAGGCAGAATTAGATCGATTGAGATTTCAAGCGAAAGCCGGATTTAGCCTTGAGAAAAAAATGTTCAAATTATTTAACATCAATTCTGAATCTAAAGTTTTGGATATAGGTTGCGGTCCAGCCTTCTTTGCAAATGAAGTCTTCCAAGAATACAAACCAAAAGAATTGCATGGTATCGAATTGGATTCAAATCTTATTTCTATCGCCAAACGTGAAATGGGCGGTGTTGATGGAATGCGATTTACTCAAGGTACGGTTTACGATCTACCTTTGGAGGATGCACAATACGATTTAGCTTATTCTAGATTTGTTTTTCAACATTTAGATGATCCAACTAAAGGTATCAAAGAATTGAAAAGAGTCATCAAACCAGGCGGAACTGTAATTATCGAGGACATTGATGACGGATTATTGTTTCTTGAGCCACCACCCGCATCTTATGATTTAGTGCAAGGTACATCTGAGAGAATGCAGAAAGAACTGGGTGGAGATAGACGGATAGGAAGAAAACTTCATACTCTTATGAATGAAGTAGGTTTTAGCAAAATATCAATCAAATACCTTGCAATAAGTTCCACAAAAGTTGGAATGGAAGCGTTTATTTTTGCTGGATTCGGATTTAAATTCGATCACCTCAAAAGATCTGGTGCTTCAGATGCTGAAGTAAATAAAGCAAAAGAAGAATTCTTTGCATTGGTCAAAGATCCAAATGCTTATGGAACGCTGATGCTTGTATTTGCTGTCGCAACTGTTTAG
- a CDS encoding rhodanese-like domain-containing protein, with protein sequence MKKMGIAIMVITLVVSTIFLVMRFGSRPVKLGASQAALEGIEQIKNGAFVLDVRTVSEYNSGSYPNSVNIPLDAVSTRLSEIPKDKCIVVYCASGGRSASARDILLRFGYKDVINAGGLKDLENAAKVIVQK encoded by the coding sequence ATGAAAAAAATGGGAATTGCAATCATGGTGATCACTCTTGTGGTCTCTACAATTTTTCTTGTAATGAGATTCGGTTCAAGACCAGTCAAGTTGGGTGCAAGTCAAGCAGCATTGGAAGGAATTGAACAAATAAAGAATGGTGCTTTTGTATTGGATGTTCGTACCGTATCAGAATACAACTCAGGATCTTATCCCAATTCGGTAAACATTCCTTTAGACGCAGTCTCAACAAGATTGTCAGAAATTCCCAAGGATAAATGTATTGTAGTCTACTGCGCGTCAGGTGGAAGAAGTGCATCCGCAAGAGATATACTTCTAAGATTCGGTTACAAAGATGTAATCAATGCGGGCGGACTAAAAGATCTTGAAAATGCTGCTAAAGTAATTGTACAAAAATAA
- a CDS encoding DUF1574 domain-containing protein, whose product MDIYKNKFLLVPFLVIAIAFTIDKILLSERIQTYFSKTMSEINYIQKEELYDDLKVYLSSKDRNKVLVYFGTSRALLFENKYIEEKYKGWTLFNFSVPGGTPDYALFWLERFEKENVKPDFVLMDQSVEAYNKAAVISLDDVLTNGLSIFFVFRHFDQYSTSQISTLLAKRMFKTYHYRPKLATILDRIKDDFAILYAFRNLRDGLKLSLREGRGSAQTPGSFGGVMPAEMLKKSARGDFHSYLVPFQYTEFPKYFLDGSYDILKRMQIPHAAIWVRLSRPYYGHIKNDVVNIVGDKKGTVYDKWMPVVIEFQKDKSVDFWNMNEDPNYNCDLFSDSGHMAPQCYRDYTDYIFENVIRSYNTKK is encoded by the coding sequence ATGGATATTTATAAAAATAAATTTTTGCTAGTTCCATTTCTTGTAATTGCAATAGCTTTTACCATTGATAAGATTCTTTTGTCCGAGAGAATTCAGACTTATTTTTCCAAAACAATGTCTGAGATCAATTATATCCAGAAAGAAGAACTCTATGATGATCTAAAAGTTTATTTATCTAGTAAAGATCGCAATAAAGTATTGGTTTATTTTGGAACATCACGTGCTTTACTTTTTGAGAATAAATATATTGAAGAGAAATACAAAGGTTGGACACTATTTAATTTTTCTGTTCCTGGAGGAACTCCTGACTATGCTTTGTTTTGGCTGGAGCGATTCGAGAAGGAAAATGTAAAACCGGATTTTGTTCTCATGGATCAGTCTGTAGAAGCATATAACAAAGCGGCTGTTATAAGTTTAGATGATGTATTAACGAACGGATTGTCCATATTTTTTGTATTTAGGCATTTTGATCAATACTCGACTTCACAAATTTCCACATTGCTTGCTAAGCGCATGTTCAAAACCTATCACTATCGTCCGAAACTCGCAACTATTTTGGATCGTATAAAAGACGACTTCGCAATTTTATATGCCTTCCGTAATCTAAGGGATGGCCTCAAGCTAAGTTTGCGAGAGGGCAGGGGAAGTGCGCAGACTCCGGGAAGTTTCGGTGGTGTGATGCCCGCAGAAATGCTCAAGAAATCAGCTCGAGGTGATTTTCATTCCTATCTTGTTCCGTTTCAATATACTGAATTTCCTAAGTATTTTCTGGATGGAAGTTACGACATCTTGAAAAGAATGCAAATCCCGCATGCTGCGATATGGGTTAGGCTATCTCGTCCTTATTATGGCCATATAAAAAATGATGTGGTGAACATTGTCGGAGACAAAAAAGGTACAGTTTATGATAAATGGATGCCTGTTGTGATAGAATTTCAAAAAGACAAATCTGTTGATTTTTGGAATATGAATGAAGATCCGAATTATAACTGTGATCTGTTTTCAGATTCTGGACATATGGCTCCTCAATGCTATCGAGACTATACTGATTACATTTTTGAAAATGTAATTCGATCATATAACACAAAGAAATAA
- the eat gene encoding ethanolamine permease: MATKLKKTLGPIHLWGISVGLVISGDYFGWNYGWVHANFWEFFAAVSFVAIFYAVFSLSFTELAASIPHSGGPSAYAYHAFGPWGGFFAGFFTLVEFVLAPPAIASALGGYFHFLIPSINPMIASFVFFLLLISVNLLGVKQTARFELGVTLIAVCGLLFYFILTIPFFKWDNLGLDRIVISLPFANKATQTELDPAINYFHWKELFSSIPYAIWFFLAVEGVAMAAEEVKNPTRNIPIGYTAGIGTLILLAFGVLFLTAGVSSTDSVKNLSYPLSFVLGQVYGIGSWQANLFTSIGLFGLIASLMGIILGYSRQIYALASEGFLPKILAKISKKNAVPANAVLCGGAIGLVALGLGDTDQLITMAAMGACGMYVISMASFFVLRKIDPQRTRPFKVPGYPLVPGIALVMGIICLLSMITFYKELFFIMAILLIMITLFFKIKVIKNLGRIPQGSLSPEEDESPLSRGDTDF, encoded by the coding sequence ATGGCAACGAAACTTAAGAAAACTTTGGGACCGATTCATCTATGGGGAATTTCAGTTGGGTTAGTAATTTCGGGTGATTACTTCGGATGGAACTATGGATGGGTTCATGCAAATTTCTGGGAATTTTTTGCTGCAGTTAGTTTTGTAGCGATATTTTATGCAGTTTTTTCTTTGAGTTTTACAGAGCTTGCAGCTTCTATTCCGCATTCTGGCGGTCCCTCAGCATATGCCTACCATGCGTTTGGTCCTTGGGGTGGGTTCTTTGCCGGATTTTTTACATTGGTAGAATTCGTTCTGGCACCGCCAGCTATCGCATCAGCTTTGGGAGGATACTTTCATTTTCTAATTCCATCAATAAATCCTATGATAGCGAGTTTCGTATTCTTTTTATTATTGATCTCAGTGAACTTACTAGGAGTGAAGCAGACCGCAAGATTTGAGTTAGGTGTAACTCTCATAGCTGTGTGCGGTTTGCTATTCTATTTCATTCTGACAATTCCATTTTTCAAATGGGATAATTTAGGTTTAGATCGAATTGTAATTTCCCTACCTTTTGCCAATAAAGCAACACAGACAGAACTTGATCCTGCAATAAATTATTTCCATTGGAAAGAACTTTTTTCTTCTATTCCCTATGCGATTTGGTTTTTTCTTGCTGTTGAAGGTGTTGCTATGGCAGCCGAAGAAGTAAAAAATCCGACAAGAAATATTCCTATAGGTTACACAGCTGGAATCGGAACACTTATACTACTTGCATTTGGTGTTCTTTTTCTCACTGCTGGTGTATCATCAACGGATTCTGTCAAAAATTTGAGTTACCCATTATCTTTTGTTCTTGGACAGGTTTATGGAATTGGATCTTGGCAAGCGAATCTTTTCACATCAATCGGACTTTTTGGACTGATTGCATCTTTGATGGGAATTATACTTGGCTATTCAAGACAAATTTATGCCTTAGCGAGTGAGGGATTTCTACCAAAGATCTTGGCCAAAATTTCCAAAAAAAATGCGGTTCCAGCCAATGCAGTGTTATGTGGTGGGGCAATTGGACTTGTTGCGTTGGGTCTTGGTGATACAGATCAATTGATAACAATGGCAGCGATGGGTGCCTGTGGAATGTATGTGATCAGCATGGCTTCTTTTTTTGTTCTAAGAAAAATTGACCCTCAGCGGACTCGTCCTTTCAAAGTACCAGGATATCCGCTAGTTCCAGGTATCGCATTGGTTATGGGAATTATATGTTTATTGTCTATGATCACTTTTTATAAAGAGCTTTTCTTTATAATGGCGATTCTCCTAATCATGATTACTCTATTCTTCAAAATAAAAGTAATCAAGAATCTAGGTCGAATACCTCAAGGATCTCTCTCTCCCGAAGAAGATGAATCCCCTCTTTCTCGGGGAGATACTGATTTCTAA
- a CDS encoding cupin domain-containing protein — MTNTNYIHQKNPIKIPVPDLKLIEEHFGNVATSNSEISIAHMIAPPGWSEPHQTPEFDEYTLMVRGKKLLEIDGERIELSAGQSLLIKKGVRVRYSNPFEEEAEYWAICTPAFHPNRVHRED; from the coding sequence GTGACCAATACTAATTACATCCATCAAAAAAACCCAATTAAAATTCCCGTACCAGATCTAAAATTGATTGAAGAACATTTTGGCAATGTGGCAACTTCGAATTCTGAAATAAGCATTGCACATATGATTGCACCCCCAGGTTGGTCTGAGCCTCACCAAACACCAGAATTCGATGAATACACTTTGATGGTGAGAGGCAAGAAATTGCTAGAAATTGATGGAGAGAGAATTGAATTGTCAGCTGGACAATCTCTATTGATCAAAAAAGGAGTTCGTGTTCGCTATTCGAATCCATTTGAAGAGGAAGCAGAATACTGGGCTATTTGCACGCCGGCCTTCCATCCTAATCGCGTGCATCGCGAAGATTAA